The proteins below come from a single Candidatus Flexicrinis affinis genomic window:
- a CDS encoding DUF4864 domain-containing protein, with protein MFQPPEPLYDAYPDPELLAKDVVSLQLDALQNNDLMPDDAGIRIAYRFASPNNRAATGDLERFIALVKNPLYAPLIGFDRAELGQVHMTFSLDQAWQQVWIVRRMDGTAGFRWVLSRQQRGDFAGCWLVDAVVRTK; from the coding sequence ATGTTCCAACCACCTGAACCGCTGTACGACGCGTATCCCGATCCCGAACTGCTCGCCAAGGATGTCGTGAGCCTGCAGCTCGACGCGCTGCAGAACAACGACCTGATGCCGGACGACGCGGGCATCAGGATCGCCTACCGGTTTGCGTCACCGAACAACCGTGCCGCGACCGGCGATCTGGAGCGCTTCATCGCGCTGGTGAAGAACCCGTTGTATGCGCCGCTGATCGGGTTCGACCGGGCCGAGTTGGGGCAGGTACACATGACGTTCAGCCTCGATCAAGCGTGGCAGCAGGTGTGGATCGTGCGACGTATGGACGGCACGGCCGGCTTTCGCTGGGTGCTGTCACGCCAGCAGCGCGGTGATTTCGCCGGGTGCTGGTTGGTCGACGCGGTCGTGCGGACGAAGTAA
- a CDS encoding response regulator, giving the protein MARILVAEDDRDIRELVRFTLELLGDHTVIEAVDGEEAITAATTQMPDLILLDLRMPKLGGLEACRRLRANREVAHIPVVILSARGLDDEVQAGLDAGATAYLIKPFDTAQLIADIDQFLARA; this is encoded by the coding sequence ATGGCCCGAATTCTTGTTGCCGAAGACGACCGCGACATCCGCGAACTGGTAAGGTTTACGCTCGAGCTGCTGGGCGATCACACCGTGATCGAGGCGGTCGACGGCGAAGAGGCGATTACCGCTGCCACCACGCAGATGCCGGATCTGATCTTGCTCGACCTGCGCATGCCTAAGCTGGGCGGTCTGGAAGCGTGTCGACGCCTCAGGGCCAACCGCGAAGTCGCGCATATTCCGGTCGTCATCCTTTCCGCCCGCGGCCTCGACGACGAGGTACAGGCCGGGCTGGACGCCGGCGCGACGGCGTACCTCATCAAGCCGTTCGATACCGCGCAGCTCATTGCGGATATCGACCAGTTCTTGGCGCGGGCATAG
- a CDS encoding ABC transporter ATP-binding protein yields the protein MADLIIETVDLVKRFGKFTAVDGLSLEVPAGSIYGFLGPNGAGKTTTMRMLTTLTRPTSGSARVNGFSVTEDQIAVRRSIGYMPDEFGVYEDLRVWEYLDFFAACYDIAEGERKKLINDLLALVDLAHKREDMVDKLSRGMKQRLSLARTLAHDPAVLILDEPASGLDPRARIEIRELMVELARMGKTIFFSTHILADVENICSHIGIVEAGRLVMQGSMGELKARLMPHREIFVTVKDNTAAETARTIALAFEGVIAAEILEQKAGRSRLRVDFSGDDDGVAALNQTLTTGGVAILGFQEEVHDLESVFMRVTHGIVG from the coding sequence ATGGCTGACCTGATTATCGAGACTGTCGATCTCGTCAAGCGATTCGGCAAGTTCACCGCGGTCGACGGGTTGTCGCTGGAAGTGCCAGCCGGGTCGATCTACGGCTTTCTGGGCCCCAACGGTGCCGGCAAGACCACCACCATGCGCATGCTCACGACGCTTACGCGCCCGACCAGCGGCAGCGCCCGCGTCAACGGCTTCAGCGTCACCGAAGATCAGATCGCCGTGCGCCGTTCGATCGGTTACATGCCGGACGAGTTCGGCGTCTACGAAGACCTGCGCGTGTGGGAATATCTCGACTTCTTCGCGGCGTGCTACGACATCGCCGAGGGTGAGCGCAAGAAGCTGATCAACGACCTACTGGCGCTGGTCGACCTCGCCCACAAGCGCGAGGACATGGTCGACAAACTCAGCCGTGGTATGAAGCAGCGCCTGTCGCTGGCGCGTACCCTCGCGCATGACCCCGCCGTGCTGATCCTCGACGAGCCGGCCAGCGGCCTCGACCCGCGCGCACGAATCGAAATCCGCGAACTGATGGTCGAGCTGGCGCGCATGGGCAAGACGATCTTCTTCAGCACGCACATCCTCGCCGACGTCGAAAACATCTGCTCGCACATTGGTATCGTCGAGGCCGGCCGGCTCGTCATGCAAGGCTCGATGGGCGAGCTTAAGGCCCGGCTTATGCCGCACCGCGAAATCTTCGTGACGGTCAAGGACAACACCGCCGCCGAAACCGCCCGCACGATTGCACTGGCGTTCGAGGGCGTGATCGCCGCGGAGATCCTTGAGCAGAAGGCCGGCCGTTCCCGCCTGCGGGTCGACTTCAGCGGCGACGACGACGGCGTGGCGGCGCTCAATCAGACTCTGACGACCGGCGGCGTGGCAATCCTCGGGTTTCAGGAAGAAGTCCACGACCTCGAATCGGTCTTCATGCGCGTGACGCACGGAATCGTGGGCTGA
- a CDS encoding thiamine diphosphokinase — MTAALVFANGELRTGPTVHRWLNLIDRPLVLAADGGAHIAAAYELRPDAIIGDMDSVAPALLSELEGQGMQIIRHPPEKDETDLELALKEAAARDCDPIIIIGGTGGRLDQSLANVYLLALPELAGRTVRMVAGYEEVLLLRPGSHTLHGNPGDTVSLLPVGGPAYGVRTSGLAYPLRSETLEFGPARGISNEMLADSAHISLEHGWLLVIHTDGKA; from the coding sequence ATGACCGCTGCGCTGGTCTTCGCCAATGGCGAGCTGCGAACCGGGCCGACCGTCCACAGGTGGCTGAACTTGATCGATCGCCCGCTGGTGCTGGCGGCCGATGGCGGCGCGCACATTGCCGCCGCCTACGAGCTGCGGCCCGACGCGATCATTGGCGACATGGACTCGGTCGCGCCGGCCCTGCTGTCCGAACTTGAGGGACAGGGCATGCAGATCATCCGTCATCCGCCGGAGAAAGACGAAACCGACCTCGAACTCGCACTCAAGGAAGCAGCGGCGCGCGACTGCGACCCGATCATCATCATCGGCGGCACGGGCGGACGCCTCGATCAATCGCTTGCCAACGTGTATTTGCTGGCACTGCCGGAACTGGCCGGGCGCACGGTGCGAATGGTCGCCGGGTACGAGGAAGTGCTGCTGCTGCGGCCCGGTTCGCACACGCTGCACGGCAATCCCGGCGATACGGTATCGCTGCTGCCCGTCGGCGGGCCGGCATACGGCGTACGGACAAGCGGCCTTGCCTATCCGCTGCGCAGTGAGACGCTCGAGTTCGGGCCAGCACGCGGCATCAGCAACGAAATGCTGGCCGACAGCGCGCATATCTCGCTTGAACACGGCTGGTTGTTGGTGATCCATACGGACGGGAAAGCATGA
- a CDS encoding SDR family oxidoreductase yields MHGKTVLITGGTNGIGLETARALAKMGAHVVIVGRSPQKTEAVVADLRESTGSAAVDGLLADLSLMREVNSLADTFLARYDRLDVLVNNAGAIFYSREVTDEGLELTFALNHMSYYLLTRRLLPLILASAPSRIVNVSSGAHFSARGVDFDDLQKSRGYIGFTRYSESKLMNILFSNALARRLEGTGVTVNALHPGMVATGFGRNNSGIVAKAAGAVFSAFGKSPEDGALTSIYAATAPELAHTTGAYFDNERVTEASRAARDVEAQEHLWAISAEIAGLPAEVAVRG; encoded by the coding sequence ATGCACGGAAAGACCGTTCTAATCACCGGTGGCACCAACGGCATCGGGCTGGAGACCGCGCGGGCGCTGGCGAAGATGGGCGCACATGTGGTCATCGTCGGCCGCAGCCCGCAAAAGACCGAGGCCGTCGTGGCCGACCTGCGCGAGTCGACAGGCAGCGCGGCGGTCGACGGCCTGCTTGCCGACCTGTCGCTGATGCGCGAGGTCAACAGCCTTGCGGACACGTTCCTCGCCCGGTACGACCGCCTAGACGTACTGGTCAACAACGCGGGCGCGATCTTCTATTCGCGCGAGGTCACCGACGAGGGGCTGGAGCTGACCTTCGCCCTCAACCACATGAGCTACTACCTGCTCACACGGCGCCTGCTTCCGCTGATCCTCGCCAGCGCGCCTAGCCGCATCGTCAACGTGTCGTCCGGTGCGCATTTCTCGGCGCGCGGCGTGGACTTCGACGACCTGCAGAAATCGCGTGGTTACATCGGCTTCACGCGCTACAGCGAGAGCAAGCTGATGAACATTCTGTTCAGCAACGCGCTCGCACGTCGGCTCGAGGGCACCGGCGTCACCGTCAACGCACTGCACCCGGGGATGGTCGCCACTGGCTTCGGGCGCAACAACTCCGGGATCGTCGCAAAGGCCGCCGGCGCGGTGTTCAGCGCGTTCGGCAAGTCACCGGAAGACGGCGCGCTTACGAGCATCTATGCCGCGACGGCGCCTGAACTGGCGCACACGACCGGCGCCTATTTCGACAACGAGAGAGTCACCGAGGCGTCACGCGCGGCGCGGGACGTCGAGGCACAAGAGCATCTCTGGGCGATCAGCGCCGAGATCGCCGGCCTGCCGGCCGAGGTCGCTGTGCGCGGTTAG
- a CDS encoding pentapeptide repeat-containing protein, whose amino-acid sequence MLGWFSRKIKTQVAARMSREALLARAVHSDNITALAAIEELKERLHFQDGSMQGHNLAGARLQNVRLAKALMQLIDLTGADLRGAYFGETDLVKARLIKADLSDSNLREIRLTDADLTGAKLRGAHMAGADLRGALLRSADLTGANLWQAACQATDLTGADLTGANLTGVRFNSHTILPDGQLWSHEIDLTIYTGRRVEAD is encoded by the coding sequence ATGTTGGGTTGGTTCAGCCGCAAGATCAAGACACAGGTCGCCGCGCGGATGTCTCGCGAGGCGCTGTTGGCACGCGCTGTCCACAGCGATAACATCACCGCGCTTGCCGCCATCGAAGAGTTGAAGGAGCGCCTGCACTTTCAGGACGGGTCGATGCAAGGGCATAACCTTGCCGGGGCGCGGCTGCAAAACGTGCGGCTGGCAAAGGCGCTCATGCAGTTGATCGACCTGACCGGCGCCGACCTGCGCGGGGCGTACTTCGGCGAGACCGATCTGGTCAAGGCGAGGCTGATCAAGGCCGATCTGAGCGATAGCAACTTGCGCGAAATCCGTCTGACCGATGCCGATCTGACCGGCGCGAAGCTGCGCGGGGCGCACATGGCCGGCGCCGACCTGCGCGGCGCCCTGCTACGCAGTGCCGACCTCACCGGCGCGAATTTGTGGCAGGCGGCGTGTCAAGCCACGGACCTCACCGGCGCCGACCTGACCGGCGCGAACCTGACTGGCGTGCGTTTCAATTCGCACACCATTCTCCCCGACGGCCAGCTGTGGTCGCACGAGATCGACCTGACGATCTATACCGGCCGGCGCGTCGAAGCAGATTGA
- a CDS encoding DUF402 domain-containing protein has translation MTRARIEKRDHAGVYVWHYYGDVVEQSDLHVVIESRMARDIPTDYVHFRQGDRMVETFYADRWYNIFEMHDVDDDRLKGWYCNICRPAQLIGADETLTIQYDDLALDAFVDPFGNLLVLDEDELDALHLSESLVAAVWRGLDALADHVSRRQIPFHGVMRLSDG, from the coding sequence ATGACACGCGCAAGGATCGAAAAGCGCGATCATGCCGGCGTGTACGTCTGGCACTACTATGGCGACGTTGTCGAGCAAAGCGACCTCCACGTCGTGATCGAATCGCGCATGGCGCGCGATATCCCCACCGACTACGTGCACTTCCGGCAGGGCGACCGCATGGTCGAAACGTTTTATGCCGACCGCTGGTACAACATCTTCGAGATGCACGACGTCGACGACGACCGACTCAAAGGGTGGTACTGCAACATCTGCCGGCCTGCGCAGTTGATCGGCGCGGACGAAACGCTGACGATTCAGTACGACGACCTCGCGCTCGACGCCTTTGTCGATCCTTTCGGGAACTTGTTGGTTCTGGATGAGGACGAGTTGGACGCGCTACACTTATCCGAGTCGCTGGTGGCGGCAGTGTGGCGCGGCCTGGATGCGCTCGCTGACCACGTCTCGCGGCGGCAGATCCCGTTTCACGGTGTGATGAGGCTATCAGATGGCTGA
- a CDS encoding single-stranded DNA-binding protein, giving the protein MYQQITIVGNVGRDPELRYTPQGIAVCDFSVAVNRRMGSGEDAREETTWFRVTVWRNQAEVVSKYLKKGRQVLVVGDVQASAYLDKSGQPAATLEVTAQTVRFIGSRDDSEGGGGGGERYEEDFQPRGKRGGGRAPENSEDIPF; this is encoded by the coding sequence ATGTATCAGCAAATCACAATTGTCGGCAATGTGGGGCGGGATCCCGAACTGCGGTATACGCCGCAGGGGATCGCAGTGTGCGACTTCTCAGTGGCAGTCAATCGCCGTATGGGGAGTGGCGAAGACGCGCGCGAGGAGACGACGTGGTTCCGCGTTACCGTGTGGCGGAATCAGGCCGAGGTTGTCTCGAAGTACCTGAAGAAGGGCCGGCAGGTGCTGGTCGTCGGGGACGTTCAGGCATCGGCCTACCTCGACAAATCGGGCCAGCCCGCCGCGACGCTTGAGGTTACCGCACAGACGGTGCGGTTCATCGGGTCGCGCGACGACTCCGAAGGCGGCGGTGGCGGGGGGGAACGCTACGAAGAGGACTTCCAGCCGCGCGGCAAGCGGGGCGGCGGTCGCGCGCCGGAGAACTCCGAGGACATCCCGTTCTAG
- a CDS encoding alpha/beta fold hydrolase translates to MSAITVGGDLVHYETLGRGRAVVLLHGWIGSWRYWVPTMQHLHLKYKVYAIDLFGFGDSAKNPRRYPIEEQIRMVQFVLDALDLKRAALIGHGLGAWIAAEIARRAPDSVARMMLISAPLYSPVDLDHRAPPMRMRASAVHGTMDPDKTIYNAEGLRGVRPLASLGRGGYDDKPASRPRQPSIADLGPGDPTIPNARLLNQVKLEEAARAQAERQAAGLDIPDPNPQNPLYQLLAAQSPDSLLNRCVRRTDGLYNRLGPDVSRIDGRVLRETAIFYDAGRMLDNLRVIPVPTVLVHGQNDPLIPSPDEAVWNYLTHEKEELCVPIPVPGGHFPMSEYDNFHRLLTGFLDANDLREFEVKERWRRRSR, encoded by the coding sequence ATGAGCGCGATTACCGTTGGCGGCGACCTCGTCCATTACGAGACGCTTGGCCGGGGCCGGGCCGTCGTATTGTTGCACGGGTGGATTGGCAGTTGGCGCTACTGGGTGCCGACCATGCAGCACCTGCACCTCAAGTATAAGGTCTACGCAATCGACCTGTTCGGCTTCGGCGACAGCGCCAAAAACCCGCGCCGCTACCCGATCGAAGAACAAATCCGCATGGTGCAGTTCGTGCTCGACGCGCTCGACCTCAAGCGTGCGGCGCTGATCGGGCACGGGCTGGGCGCGTGGATCGCCGCGGAGATCGCGAGGCGTGCACCGGACAGCGTGGCACGCATGATGCTGATCAGCGCGCCGTTGTATTCGCCGGTGGACTTGGATCACCGCGCGCCGCCGATGCGCATGCGGGCCTCGGCCGTGCACGGTACGATGGATCCCGACAAGACGATCTACAACGCGGAGGGATTGCGCGGCGTACGCCCGCTGGCGTCGTTGGGGCGCGGCGGTTACGACGACAAACCGGCAAGCCGTCCCCGTCAGCCGTCGATTGCCGACCTCGGCCCGGGCGACCCGACCATTCCGAATGCCCGCCTGCTGAATCAGGTTAAGCTGGAGGAAGCCGCCCGCGCGCAGGCCGAACGGCAAGCCGCCGGTCTCGATATCCCCGACCCGAACCCGCAGAACCCGTTGTACCAACTGCTGGCGGCACAGTCGCCCGACTCTCTGCTGAACCGCTGCGTGCGCCGGACGGACGGGCTGTACAACCGCCTCGGGCCGGATGTTTCGCGCATCGACGGGCGCGTGCTGCGCGAGACCGCGATCTTCTACGACGCGGGCCGCATGCTCGACAATCTGCGCGTCATCCCGGTGCCGACGGTGCTCGTGCACGGCCAGAACGATCCGCTGATCCCCTCGCCCGACGAGGCGGTGTGGAACTACCTCACGCATGAGAAAGAGGAACTGTGCGTCCCTATCCCGGTGCCCGGCGGGCATTTCCCGATGTCGGAATACGACAACTTCCATCGCCTGCTGACCGGATTCTTGGACGCCAACGACCTGCGCGAATTCGAGGTCAAGGAGCGCTGGCGGCGGCGCTCGCGGTGA